The nucleotide sequence GATCACTCCCGGGGAGAATATGCGAGTATATCGTCAGATGCACAATCTTACTCAAGAAGAGTTAGGAAGCAGGATTGGGAATCTTACACGCCAGAATATTTCTAATATGGAGACCAATCGGCGCTCGATTAGCAAGGCGGTAGCAAAAAAACTTGCACAAGTTTTTGATGTTTCTGTTGAGAAGTT is from Spirochaeta lutea and encodes:
- a CDS encoding helix-turn-helix transcriptional regulator, translated to MKKPHIRVEGEVTESLVEYLRKSFGEIEVIEDEDEQRIEISESDWYQTIRKTITPGENMRVYRQMHNLTQEELGSRIGNLTRQNISNMETNRRSISKAVAKKLAQVFDVSVEKFL